One region of Polynucleobacter sp. Adler-ghost genomic DNA includes:
- a CDS encoding putative Na+/H+ antiporter, with protein MNFTPTELGASLIFAIAVLHTFCTSYFEALAKKSPKHAGLWHLLGEVEIVFGFWAAILIIFMWLANDLAIAKEYANKRNFTEPLFVFAIMVVAGSKPILHFATQLLHKLGKLIQLLLRTKQAPTLYFLTLSITPLLGSLITEPAAMTLAAFLLRDLVYRHKCSTPLLFGTLGVLFVNISIGGTLTNFAAPPVLMVASTWGWSSAFMFANFGLEAMIAIFINATIVTLLFHKQLIEPISKADQTRIPLTITVIHLFFLLGIVAFAHDPVIFMWLLLFFIGYTTAYPKHQNPLILREALLVGFFLAGLVVLGGLQGWWLQPILENMSPTAVFYGSLALTAITDNAALTYLGSLVQGTSPEFKLALVGGAVAGGGLTVIANAPNPAGLAILRSYFPNAAVSAGLLLIAAIPPTIVAILALRLL; from the coding sequence ATGAACTTTACCCCTACCGAGCTTGGTGCCAGCCTTATTTTTGCCATTGCAGTACTCCATACCTTTTGTACTTCGTATTTTGAAGCGCTTGCAAAAAAATCCCCAAAGCACGCTGGCTTATGGCATCTCCTTGGCGAAGTAGAAATCGTTTTTGGATTTTGGGCGGCCATCCTCATTATTTTTATGTGGCTTGCTAATGATCTAGCCATAGCAAAAGAGTACGCCAACAAACGCAACTTCACCGAGCCGCTATTTGTTTTTGCCATCATGGTGGTCGCTGGTAGCAAGCCAATTCTGCATTTTGCCACTCAGCTGCTACACAAACTCGGCAAGCTAATTCAACTCCTCTTGCGCACTAAGCAAGCTCCTACACTATATTTCTTGACCCTCAGCATCACACCGTTGTTAGGCTCGCTAATCACTGAACCTGCAGCAATGACACTGGCAGCATTCTTATTACGTGACCTAGTCTATCGCCATAAATGCTCAACCCCACTACTGTTCGGCACTCTAGGTGTGCTGTTCGTCAATATTTCAATCGGTGGCACGCTAACTAATTTTGCAGCACCACCGGTGCTTATGGTGGCATCCACTTGGGGCTGGAGTAGCGCTTTTATGTTTGCCAACTTTGGCCTTGAAGCGATGATCGCCATTTTTATTAATGCAACAATCGTAACGCTGCTCTTTCACAAGCAATTAATTGAGCCCATCAGCAAAGCAGATCAGACTCGTATTCCACTCACCATTACAGTCATTCATCTATTTTTTTTACTGGGTATCGTCGCTTTTGCACATGACCCAGTAATTTTCATGTGGTTACTACTCTTTTTCATTGGCTACACCACGGCTTATCCAAAACATCAAAACCCACTGATTTTGCGCGAGGCTTTATTGGTTGGCTTTTTCTTGGCCGGACTCGTAGTGCTCGGCGGACTGCAAGGTTGGTGGCTACAGCCAATTCTGGAAAACATGAGCCCAACGGCCGTTTTCTATGGCAGCCTGGCATTAACTGCGATTACCGATAATGCAGCACTCACGTACTTAGGCTCACTAGTGCAGGGTACTTCCCCAGAATTCAAGTTAGCTTTAGTTGGCGGCGCAGTAGCAGGCGGCGGCCTCACAGTCATCGCCAATGCTCCTAACCCTGCTGGACTGGCTATTTTGCGTAGTTACTTCCCAAATGCAGCTGTTTCGGCAGGCTTACTACTCATAGCCGCTATTCCACCAACCATTGTTGCGATTCTGGCTCTACGCCTGCTCTAG
- the miaB gene encoding tRNA (N6-isopentenyl adenosine(37)-C2)-methylthiotransferase MiaB has translation MKKLYIKTFGCQMNEYDSGKMADLLHANEGMVMTNTPEDADVVLLNTCSIREKAEDKVFSDLGRLRELKKSKPDLLIGVGGCVASQEGQQIINRAPYVDVVFGPQTLHRLSDLITQRRETGRPQVDISFPEIEKFDHLPASRQTRGSAYVSIMEGCSKYCSYCVVPYTRGEEVSRPFDDVLTEVAGLASQGVKEIVLLGQNVNAYLGKMGNTEEIADFALLIEYIAEIPGVERIRFTTSHPKEFTQRLIDVYAKVPKLVSHLHLPVQHASDSVLSAMKRGYTALEYKSIIRKMRAVRPDLTLSSDFIVGFPGETDEDFAKLLKMVEELNFDNSFCFIFSARPGTPAANLSDETPYEVKLKRLQTLLALVESQANQISKNMLGSAERVLVEGLAKDGVNLQGRAANNRVIHFTAPDTDIELLIGQMVDIRITEVLNYTLRGDLISEFTAPPVY, from the coding sequence ATGAAAAAGCTCTATATCAAAACCTTTGGCTGCCAAATGAACGAGTACGACTCGGGCAAGATGGCTGACCTCCTACATGCCAATGAAGGCATGGTCATGACTAATACCCCCGAAGATGCAGACGTGGTTCTATTGAACACTTGCTCGATTCGTGAAAAAGCGGAAGACAAGGTATTTTCTGACTTAGGACGCCTGCGTGAGCTCAAGAAAAGCAAACCCGATTTATTGATTGGTGTTGGCGGTTGTGTTGCCAGTCAAGAAGGTCAACAAATTATTAATAGAGCTCCTTATGTAGATGTGGTTTTCGGTCCACAAACACTGCATCGCTTATCTGATCTCATTACACAACGTCGCGAAACCGGCAGACCTCAAGTTGACATCTCTTTTCCAGAAATAGAAAAGTTTGATCATCTACCCGCCTCTCGTCAAACTCGCGGCTCAGCCTACGTCTCTATTATGGAAGGCTGCTCAAAGTACTGTAGCTACTGCGTGGTTCCTTACACTCGTGGCGAAGAAGTTTCGCGTCCCTTTGATGACGTATTAACAGAAGTGGCCGGCCTTGCATCACAAGGCGTGAAAGAAATTGTTTTACTCGGTCAAAACGTCAATGCTTATCTTGGCAAAATGGGTAATACGGAAGAGATTGCAGATTTTGCACTACTGATTGAATACATCGCAGAAATACCAGGCGTTGAAAGAATTCGCTTTACCACTAGCCACCCAAAGGAATTTACTCAGCGCTTGATTGATGTCTACGCAAAAGTTCCTAAGCTGGTGAGTCACCTACATCTTCCAGTGCAACATGCATCAGACTCCGTTTTATCTGCAATGAAACGTGGCTATACCGCCCTTGAGTACAAAAGTATTATTCGCAAGATGCGCGCTGTGAGGCCCGACCTGACGCTCTCTAGTGACTTCATTGTGGGCTTTCCTGGCGAAACCGATGAAGACTTTGCAAAACTGCTCAAAATGGTTGAAGAACTCAATTTTGATAATAGCTTTTGCTTTATCTTCAGCGCACGTCCAGGCACACCGGCAGCTAATCTCAGTGATGAGACCCCTTATGAGGTCAAACTCAAGCGACTGCAAACCTTACTGGCACTAGTTGAATCTCAAGCAAATCAAATTAGCAAAAACATGTTGGGTAGCGCTGAACGGGTTCTTGTTGAAGGCTTAGCAAAGGATGGTGTAAATCTGCAAGGTCGTGCTGCAAATAACCGGGTAATTCACTTTACTGCGCCAGATACAGATATTGAATTACTCATCGGTCAGATGGTGGACATCCGCATCACTGAAGTACTCAATTACACGCTGCGAGGTGATCTCATCAGTGAGTTCACTGCTCCGCCAGTCTATTAA
- the ybeY gene encoding rRNA maturation RNase YbeY: MSTKQSSPSKLEIDIQFASAAIEEKVFALASSAAIKKWVKATVHLNGLITLRFVNLAEGKKLNFAFRSKDYATNVLTFSYELSKKTVTADIIFCLPVIQKEALEQSKPMRAHLAHLVIHGCLHAQGLDHERDKEAKKMEDKEIVLLTSLGFTNPYAPI; this comes from the coding sequence ATGTCTACCAAGCAATCATCCCCCTCTAAATTAGAGATAGATATTCAGTTTGCCAGTGCAGCAATTGAAGAAAAAGTTTTTGCGTTAGCCTCTTCAGCAGCAATCAAAAAATGGGTAAAAGCAACGGTTCATTTAAATGGTCTGATCACCTTACGATTTGTTAATTTAGCTGAAGGGAAAAAACTGAATTTTGCCTTTCGTAGTAAAGACTACGCAACTAATGTCCTCACTTTTTCCTACGAGCTCAGCAAGAAGACTGTGACTGCCGACATTATTTTTTGCCTCCCCGTGATTCAAAAAGAGGCATTAGAGCAAAGTAAGCCTATGAGGGCGCACTTAGCCCATCTAGTGATACATGGCTGCTTACACGCCCAAGGTCTTGACCATGAGCGCGACAAAGAAGCAAAGAAAATGGAAGACAAAGAAATCGTCCTCCTAACATCCTTGGGCTTTACTAATCCCTACGCACCCATTTAA
- a CDS encoding HlyC/CorC family transporter has translation MPDPNKSLLERLADFLTPQPSSPAERRQELIDTLREAQTEGLIDADALSMIEGVFQVGQLCARDILIPRAQIDWIDISQPLSEIIKSVITAAHSRFPVFEGTRDNVVGILLAKDLLRHSTEKDFQVRDWLRPAVFIPESKRLSVLLRDFKDNRNHLAIVVDEYSSVAGVITIEDVLEQIVGDIEDEHDIDEEADNLISLDNGDIRVKGITELEQFNETLGTQFEVEGIETVAGLVIQHLGRVPKMGELIEIDGVEFEVQRADPRQIHILLARQLPKQPS, from the coding sequence ATGCCTGACCCCAATAAATCCCTTTTAGAACGCTTGGCTGATTTTTTAACGCCACAGCCAAGCAGCCCAGCTGAACGTCGTCAAGAACTGATTGATACCCTCAGAGAAGCCCAGACAGAGGGCTTAATTGATGCAGATGCCCTCTCCATGATTGAGGGTGTATTCCAAGTAGGGCAATTATGTGCTCGCGATATTTTGATTCCCAGAGCGCAGATTGACTGGATTGACATTAGCCAGCCTTTGTCGGAAATCATCAAAAGTGTGATTACTGCCGCTCATTCACGCTTCCCTGTATTTGAAGGTACTCGTGACAATGTGGTTGGCATACTGCTGGCAAAAGATTTATTGCGTCACTCCACTGAAAAAGATTTTCAGGTGCGTGATTGGCTCCGTCCTGCCGTATTTATTCCTGAATCTAAGCGCTTAAGCGTGTTGCTACGAGACTTTAAAGATAACCGTAATCACTTAGCCATTGTCGTCGATGAATACAGCAGCGTCGCTGGCGTTATTACAATTGAAGACGTCCTTGAGCAAATTGTTGGCGACATTGAAGATGAGCACGATATTGATGAAGAGGCAGATAACCTGATCTCTTTAGACAATGGTGATATTCGCGTGAAAGGAATTACTGAGCTCGAGCAATTTAACGAGACCCTCGGTACGCAATTTGAAGTTGAAGGTATTGAAACGGTTGCCGGTTTAGTCATTCAGCATCTTGGTCGAGTGCCGAAGATGGGTGAACTGATTGAAATTGACGGGGTTGAATTTGAGGTTCAGCGTGCTGATCCGAGACAGATTCATATTCTGCTTGCGCGACAACTCCCGAAACAACCCTCCTGA
- the lnt gene encoding apolipoprotein N-acyltransferase, which yields MIDLQSTRLRNSSNALLLFFLGVLLAAVAELPLGGWIQIPILSLIWWRMDQQLSPSIKNQFFLGMLFGLGYFVLGLWWIYISLHDIGRMHAVLSCTAVFLLAAGMALFFSGASFSLCLTRHRRLTGLVLAASWAMIEYLRSIVLTGFPWMGFAEAQFNGPFAPIAPFFGGLACTFLVVWVSWEISQLKKNILFSSACIIAAITLAQLASLWTFTKPIGEPLSVRLIQGNFEQSLKFNPKAIEEQFSFYTNAIESQSADLIITPETAYPWPQSNLPAGLLGSLQQFSSNTSSNVLLGLIGEAGNSAGVQYTNRALGLSPKVASYQYDKSHLVPFGEFIPPGFHWFVNAFNVPMSDFARGKLDQAPFSIIRSGKDVIHAAITICYEDVFGGELASRIHHSSQPVNLLINMTNLAWFGDSQAPAQQLRLSQLRSLETGLPALRATNTGITAALGPDGKVLSQLDEFTQGVLSLKIQAYSGTTPYVFWGNLPILSLSCLLLLLGLIRQKRI from the coding sequence TTGATTGATTTGCAATCAACAAGGCTTCGTAATAGTTCCAATGCATTGCTGTTATTTTTTCTTGGAGTCTTACTAGCCGCTGTAGCAGAACTACCTCTTGGAGGCTGGATACAGATCCCCATCTTGAGTTTAATTTGGTGGCGAATGGATCAGCAGTTAAGCCCTTCGATTAAAAATCAATTTTTTTTAGGTATGTTATTTGGACTAGGCTACTTTGTTCTGGGTCTGTGGTGGATCTACATTAGCCTGCATGACATAGGCAGAATGCATGCTGTTCTTTCTTGCACAGCGGTATTTTTATTGGCTGCTGGAATGGCTTTATTTTTCTCCGGCGCCTCTTTCTCCCTCTGCCTAACAAGACATCGGCGCCTGACGGGTTTGGTACTAGCGGCCTCTTGGGCAATGATTGAATATCTGCGCAGCATAGTGTTAACTGGCTTTCCTTGGATGGGATTTGCTGAGGCGCAATTCAATGGCCCCTTCGCACCAATAGCGCCATTCTTCGGCGGTCTGGCATGCACATTTTTAGTGGTGTGGGTCTCCTGGGAAATCAGCCAACTAAAGAAAAATATCTTATTTAGTAGTGCCTGCATTATTGCTGCCATTACCCTTGCGCAACTTGCTAGCCTCTGGACTTTCACAAAACCAATTGGCGAACCACTCAGTGTTCGTTTAATTCAAGGTAATTTTGAGCAGAGCCTCAAATTCAACCCCAAAGCCATTGAAGAGCAATTTAGTTTTTATACCAATGCCATTGAGAGTCAATCAGCCGATCTCATCATCACTCCAGAGACTGCTTATCCTTGGCCCCAAAGCAATTTGCCTGCTGGCTTATTGGGATCACTCCAACAGTTTTCTTCTAATACCTCTAGCAATGTCTTACTTGGCCTAATTGGAGAGGCGGGTAATTCTGCTGGAGTGCAGTACACCAACCGTGCGCTTGGACTCTCTCCCAAGGTAGCAAGCTATCAATATGACAAATCACACTTAGTGCCTTTTGGAGAATTTATTCCGCCCGGCTTTCATTGGTTTGTAAATGCTTTTAACGTACCTATGAGCGACTTCGCACGAGGCAAGCTAGACCAAGCTCCTTTCAGCATTATTCGCTCTGGAAAAGATGTGATTCATGCAGCCATTACGATTTGCTATGAGGATGTCTTTGGCGGTGAATTAGCCTCCCGCATTCATCACAGCAGTCAACCCGTCAACCTATTAATCAACATGACCAATCTAGCCTGGTTTGGGGATTCTCAAGCACCAGCTCAGCAGTTGCGGTTATCCCAGTTACGATCCTTAGAGACTGGCCTTCCAGCCTTACGTGCCACTAATACAGGCATCACGGCAGCGCTCGGGCCAGATGGCAAAGTACTGTCACAACTCGATGAATTTACACAAGGAGTGCTCAGCCTGAAGATCCAAGCCTACTCAGGCACAACTCCTTACGTATTTTGGGGAAATCTACCTATTCTGAGTCTTTCATGCCTCTTGCTTCTCTTGGGCCTCATTCGCCAAAAACGCATCTAA
- the glyQ gene encoding glycine--tRNA ligase subunit alpha: protein MLTFQQIILKLQDYWDQQGCALLQPIDLEVGAGTSHTATFLRAIGPEPWKAAYVQPSRRPKDGRYGENPNRLQHYYQYQVVLKPAPENILELYLGSLAALGLDLQQNDVRFVEDDWENPTLGAWGLGWEVWLNGMEVTQFTYFQQVGGIDCKPVLGEITYGIERLAMYIQNCSNVYDLVWADGISYGDVYHQNEVEQSCYNFEHSNTDLLFANFTNYESEAKRLMEVPLALPAYEMVLKAGHTFNLLDARGAISVTERAAYIGRIRNLSRAVAQAYFESREKLGFPMCQRQSKA from the coding sequence ATGCTTACTTTTCAGCAAATTATTCTCAAACTCCAAGATTACTGGGACCAACAAGGTTGCGCCCTATTGCAACCTATTGACCTTGAGGTCGGTGCCGGTACATCTCATACAGCTACTTTCTTGAGAGCCATTGGCCCTGAGCCATGGAAAGCAGCTTACGTCCAACCCTCACGTAGACCCAAGGATGGTCGCTACGGAGAAAATCCGAATCGCCTGCAGCACTACTACCAGTACCAGGTAGTACTGAAACCCGCACCAGAAAATATCCTTGAGCTCTACTTAGGTTCGCTTGCTGCCTTGGGTCTTGATCTTCAACAAAACGATGTGCGTTTTGTTGAAGATGATTGGGAAAATCCAACTTTAGGTGCTTGGGGCTTAGGCTGGGAAGTCTGGCTCAACGGCATGGAAGTGACGCAGTTCACCTATTTCCAGCAAGTGGGCGGCATTGACTGCAAACCTGTTTTAGGCGAAATCACCTACGGTATTGAACGCTTGGCAATGTATATCCAAAATTGCTCTAACGTTTACGACCTCGTTTGGGCAGATGGCATCTCTTATGGTGATGTGTACCACCAGAATGAAGTGGAGCAGTCTTGCTATAACTTTGAACACTCCAACACCGATCTCTTGTTTGCAAACTTCACTAACTATGAAAGTGAAGCCAAACGTTTGATGGAAGTGCCATTAGCCTTACCCGCTTATGAAATGGTACTGAAGGCTGGACATACTTTTAACTTACTGGATGCCCGTGGCGCTATTTCGGTTACCGAGCGTGCAGCCTATATCGGACGCATTCGCAATCTCTCGCGCGCAGTAGCGCAGGCTTACTTTGAGTCTCGTGAGAAATTGGGATTCCCGATGTGCCAACGTCAATCTAAAGCCTAA
- the glyS gene encoding glycine--tRNA ligase subunit beta, producing MSTPNSLSQANNLLLELFTEELPPKSLRRLGDAFSEGIYSHLKAAGLLGDHSVTTSYATPRRLAVQITNVLSQAPDYPVREKLLPTSIAFDVDGKPTAPLQKKLASLGYPDIDLSTLEKSGEGKNEALYLNVIAKGAALEKTAQQALELTLGKLPIAKMMHYQVLQKNGELADVEFARPAHRIIALHGKQTLHISALGIDAGNQTEGHRFLAPGVITIASADQYESDLTTKAKVLPSFEKRREFIESALLKAAGTDLALMPDSLLDEVTALVEWPAIYECHFDQEFLEVPQECLILTMQTNQKYFALTDQQGKLRNRFLIVSNIQTDKPEAIISGNERVVRPRLSDARFFFQQDQKRPLASRVADLGKVVYHNQLGNQLDRTKRVQGIASGIAKTLSADETLASRAAEIAKTDLLTDMVGEFPELQGIMGRYYATHDGENSEVASACSEHYMPRFAGDALPQTQTGTILAIADKLETLVGIWGVGLAPTGDKDPYALRRHALGICRLLLEKNLSLSLPKLIELARKQFPQKDVQEKAKAEDIYAFIIDRLRAYLRDQAVAGKSFTTEEIDAVLSQSPAQLNDLIDRLTALREFNALAEAAQLAAANKRISNILKKNAATIPGACSSKLLQVPAEIALYEALKKLTPTLTTAYEQRQFVDLLKALVALSAPIDQFFADVMVMDPNPELRDNRLALLQQLHQKMNLIADLGKLA from the coding sequence ATGAGTACACCGAATTCCCTCTCTCAAGCAAACAACCTTCTGCTTGAATTGTTTACTGAAGAGCTTCCACCAAAATCATTACGCCGCTTAGGAGATGCTTTTAGTGAAGGTATTTATTCACATCTAAAGGCCGCAGGTCTTTTGGGCGATCACTCTGTTACTACTAGCTACGCTACACCGCGTCGCCTTGCTGTTCAAATTACCAATGTCTTAAGCCAAGCTCCAGACTATCCAGTACGTGAAAAATTACTGCCAACCAGCATTGCTTTTGATGTTGATGGGAAGCCAACTGCACCACTACAAAAGAAATTAGCTTCCCTGGGTTACCCTGATATCGACCTCTCCACCTTAGAAAAATCCGGTGAAGGAAAAAATGAAGCGCTCTATCTCAATGTCATTGCCAAAGGTGCCGCATTAGAAAAAACTGCGCAGCAAGCCCTCGAGCTAACACTGGGTAAGTTACCCATTGCCAAAATGATGCACTACCAAGTACTACAGAAAAATGGTGAATTAGCTGACGTTGAGTTTGCACGTCCGGCGCACCGCATCATTGCTCTTCACGGCAAACAAACATTGCACATCAGTGCATTAGGCATTGACGCAGGCAACCAAACAGAAGGCCACCGCTTCCTAGCTCCAGGCGTCATTACTATTGCCTCTGCAGATCAGTATGAATCAGATCTCACCACTAAAGCAAAAGTGTTACCCAGCTTTGAAAAACGTCGTGAATTTATCGAATCTGCATTATTAAAAGCTGCTGGGACTGATTTAGCGCTGATGCCAGATAGTCTGTTAGACGAAGTGACGGCCTTAGTAGAGTGGCCAGCAATTTACGAGTGTCACTTTGATCAAGAGTTCTTAGAGGTTCCACAAGAATGTTTGATTTTGACAATGCAGACCAATCAAAAATACTTTGCTCTGACTGATCAGCAAGGTAAGTTACGGAATCGCTTCTTAATCGTTTCTAATATTCAGACCGATAAACCCGAAGCAATTATTTCTGGCAATGAACGTGTAGTACGTCCACGACTTTCCGATGCACGCTTCTTTTTCCAGCAAGATCAAAAGCGCCCACTGGCATCTCGCGTAGCTGATCTAGGAAAAGTGGTTTATCACAATCAGCTTGGTAATCAATTAGATCGCACCAAGCGTGTTCAAGGTATTGCTTCTGGTATTGCAAAAACTTTATCGGCTGATGAGACACTTGCTAGCCGTGCTGCTGAGATTGCTAAAACGGATTTATTAACCGATATGGTTGGCGAGTTCCCAGAGCTCCAAGGTATTATGGGCCGTTACTACGCCACGCATGATGGTGAAAATTCTGAAGTAGCCTCTGCTTGTAGCGAGCATTACATGCCTCGCTTTGCTGGTGACGCATTACCCCAAACTCAAACTGGGACCATCTTAGCGATTGCCGACAAGCTAGAAACTCTTGTTGGTATCTGGGGTGTTGGCCTTGCGCCAACTGGTGATAAAGACCCCTACGCCCTGCGTCGACATGCTCTTGGAATCTGCCGGCTCTTGCTAGAGAAGAATCTCAGCCTTAGCCTACCTAAGCTCATTGAACTGGCACGCAAACAATTTCCCCAGAAAGACGTTCAAGAGAAAGCGAAGGCTGAAGATATTTACGCCTTCATTATCGATCGTCTACGTGCTTACTTGCGTGATCAGGCCGTTGCTGGCAAGTCATTCACTACCGAAGAGATTGATGCGGTGTTAAGTCAATCACCTGCCCAATTAAATGACTTAATTGATCGCTTAACTGCATTGCGTGAATTTAACGCCTTGGCAGAAGCTGCTCAGTTAGCCGCTGCAAACAAGCGTATCAGTAATATTCTGAAGAAGAATGCCGCTACTATTCCGGGAGCCTGCTCAAGCAAGCTCTTACAAGTTCCTGCTGAAATCGCCCTATACGAAGCGCTTAAGAAGCTCACCCCAACACTGACCACTGCTTATGAGCAACGTCAGTTTGTGGATCTATTAAAAGCTCTCGTAGCTTTAAGCGCTCCAATCGATCAATTCTTTGCCGATGTCATGGTGATGGACCCCAATCCAGAGCTGCGCGATAACCGCCTAGCTCTCCTGCAACAACTTCACCAGAAAATGAATCTTATTGCCGACCTCGGCAAATTAGCATGA
- the gmhB gene encoding D-glycero-beta-D-manno-heptose 1,7-bisphosphate 7-phosphatase: protein MSNNSSKLIILDRDGVINEDRDDYVKSSDEWVPLPGSLEAIALLNQAGYQIAVATNQSGLARGYFNINDLHAMHSKMDKLLKPLGGHIDSIFFCPHTDANACDCRKPLPGMMKEIALRYKKNQSVTPLLGVPIVGDSLRDLQAGIALGASPHLVLTGKGSKTLDKGGLPEGTQIHIDLMAFATALLQDQV, encoded by the coding sequence ATGAGCAACAACTCTTCCAAACTAATCATTCTTGATCGCGATGGCGTGATCAATGAAGACCGAGATGATTATGTCAAGTCGAGTGATGAGTGGGTTCCCTTGCCAGGCAGTCTTGAAGCCATTGCACTACTGAATCAAGCTGGCTATCAAATCGCTGTAGCAACCAATCAATCTGGTTTGGCGCGAGGCTATTTCAATATCAATGACCTGCATGCAATGCATAGCAAGATGGATAAACTCCTCAAACCCTTGGGCGGTCATATCGATAGTATTTTCTTTTGCCCCCATACTGATGCCAATGCATGCGATTGCCGCAAGCCCCTACCGGGGATGATGAAAGAGATAGCACTGCGCTACAAGAAAAATCAGAGTGTCACGCCTTTATTGGGAGTGCCGATTGTGGGCGACTCCTTGCGTGACTTGCAGGCAGGAATTGCATTGGGCGCTAGTCCGCATTTAGTATTAACCGGCAAGGGTAGTAAAACCCTAGATAAAGGTGGTCTACCAGAGGGAACGCAGATTCATATAGATTTGATGGCATTTGCTACTGCACTGCTACAAGATCAGGTTTAA
- a CDS encoding 1-acyl-sn-glycerol-3-phosphate acyltransferase, whose protein sequence is MTFIRSALFTLFLLIFTPIWSVLCILVFPFLNPENRYRFIGLWNKAVIWILQPLCGIRYEIRGMENMMAVLDKPVVVLSKHQSAYETIFYIALLPKQVCFVFKRELLWIPFFGWALALLKMIHINRNSKETAAISVVGQGKKRLAEGKWILLFPEGTRTPTGSHKPYSKGGARLASATEALVIPIAHNAGRCWPKNSFLKQAGTVIFSIGPAISSTGKTGGQLHQEVEKWIEAEMRVIDPAAYQ, encoded by the coding sequence ATGACTTTTATCCGCTCAGCCCTATTCACCCTTTTTTTGCTGATATTCACGCCGATTTGGTCGGTGCTGTGTATCCTAGTTTTTCCCTTCCTCAATCCTGAGAATCGTTATCGCTTTATTGGGCTTTGGAATAAAGCCGTCATCTGGATTTTGCAGCCTCTTTGTGGAATTCGTTACGAAATTCGTGGGATGGAAAACATGATGGCGGTTTTGGATAAGCCTGTTGTCGTTCTAAGTAAGCATCAATCTGCTTACGAAACTATTTTTTATATCGCCCTGCTTCCTAAGCAGGTTTGCTTTGTTTTCAAAAGGGAATTGCTTTGGATCCCTTTCTTTGGTTGGGCTTTGGCTTTACTCAAGATGATTCATATCAATCGCAATAGTAAAGAAACGGCTGCCATCTCGGTTGTTGGCCAAGGGAAAAAACGCTTGGCTGAAGGTAAATGGATTTTGTTATTTCCAGAGGGAACTAGAACGCCCACTGGATCTCACAAGCCGTACAGCAAAGGTGGAGCAAGACTAGCGAGCGCTACTGAAGCTTTAGTGATTCCGATTGCCCATAATGCCGGCCGTTGCTGGCCTAAAAATAGTTTTCTAAAGCAAGCAGGTACAGTGATCTTCTCAATAGGCCCTGCCATTAGCTCTACTGGAAAAACAGGAGGCCAACTTCATCAAGAAGTAGAGAAGTGGATTGAAGCTGAAATGCGAGTGATTGATCCTGCTGCTTACCAGTAA
- the rsmA gene encoding 16S rRNA (adenine(1518)-N(6)/adenine(1519)-N(6))-dimethyltransferase RsmA: MTHQARKRFGQNFLQDSGVIYSIVAAINPSENMHVIEIGPGLGALTRPLLSNLEHLDLLEIDRDLVAYWNQENLKGLNVIEGDALKFDFLEWANARPANSGLCKVVGNLPYNISSPLLFHLVSAAHAIDEQVFMLQAEVVERMVSKAGGSEFSRLSVMLQARYDMEQVLEVPPEAFDPQPKVNSAVVRMIPRRDFNLSDAQWHALEKLVAAAFSQRRKMLRTNLSAFADRLSLSESELKARAQDIPVERYIEWAKTLAH; encoded by the coding sequence ATGACCCATCAAGCTCGTAAACGATTTGGTCAGAACTTTTTGCAGGACTCCGGAGTAATCTATTCCATAGTTGCGGCAATTAATCCTAGTGAAAATATGCATGTGATTGAGATTGGCCCCGGCCTTGGTGCATTAACAAGACCTTTATTAAGTAATCTAGAGCACCTAGATCTTTTAGAGATTGACCGAGATTTAGTGGCCTACTGGAATCAAGAGAATCTCAAGGGTCTGAATGTAATTGAGGGAGATGCCCTCAAGTTTGATTTCCTGGAATGGGCAAATGCCCGGCCGGCTAATAGTGGTCTGTGTAAGGTGGTTGGTAACTTGCCTTACAACATCTCCTCCCCATTACTCTTTCATCTTGTTTCTGCCGCCCACGCAATTGATGAGCAGGTATTCATGCTGCAAGCTGAAGTGGTTGAGCGTATGGTCTCTAAAGCTGGTGGATCTGAATTTAGTCGGCTTTCCGTTATGTTGCAAGCGCGCTACGATATGGAGCAAGTCTTAGAGGTTCCCCCTGAAGCATTTGATCCTCAGCCTAAAGTCAATTCTGCTGTAGTGCGTATGATTCCGCGCAGAGATTTCAACTTGAGTGATGCGCAGTGGCATGCTTTAGAAAAATTAGTGGCCGCAGCATTCTCTCAAAGAAGAAAAATGCTTCGTACGAACTTATCGGCCTTTGCTGATCGACTGTCTCTATCTGAATCTGAATTAAAAGCGCGTGCTCAGGATATTCCCGTAGAACGCTACATTGAATGGGCTAAAACTTTAGCCCATTAA